CCATAAATTTGCCTGTCCGCCTAAAACGTGACCGGCTTCCTGTGGCGTCATTGTGTCTACAACAGGATCAAATTCATAAACTTTATTTAACGGATTATAAGCATCAAAAGCCAAAGGTTCTTCGTTTTGAGGTCCTTGATAAAAATTAAAATAGCACGGAGATTCCGGCGACATAATTACATCGTGACCTTGCTTTGCTGCTTCAGTACCTCCTTTTGTTCCTCTCCAACTCATTACAGTAGCTTCGGGAGCTAAACCGCCTTCGAGTATTTCGTCCCAGCCAATTATTTTTTTGCCTTTAGAATTGATGTATTTCTCCATTCTTTTTACGAAATAGCTTTGCAATTCATGAGCGTCTTTCAAGCCATTATCTTTCATTCTTTTTTGGCAATTCGGACATTTATCCCAATTGGTTTTGGTTGCTTCGTCGCCACCAATATGAATGTATTTTGATGGAAAAATTGTAATGACTTCATCTATTACATTCTGCAAAAACTCAAAAGTAGTTTCTTTTCCGGCGCAATAAATATCCGTAATTGGCCATAATCCGCCTGACGGAACTCCGATTCTCTGATTAAAACAAGCCAATTCAGGATAAGCAGCAATTGCAGAACTCACGTGTGCCGGCATTTCTATTTCGGGAATGATTTCTATATTTTTTGCTGCTGCGTATTTTACAATTTCCTTTAATTCTTCCTGAGTCAAAAAGCCTCCGTAGGTTCCTTTTTCATCCGGATTTGTAACTAATCTTGCATTCCAGGCTGCATTTTCCTGATCGACTCTCCAAGCACCAACTTCTGTTAATTTTGGGTATTTTTTAATCTCAATTCTCCAGCCTTGATCGTCAACCAAATGCAAATGCAAAACATTCATTTTAAGCATTGCCAAACGATCAATGGTTTCGATTACATAGTTTTTATCAAAAAAATGACGCGACAAATCCAGCATTAATCCTCTCCACTGAAAACGAGGTTCATCTGTAATCGTAAGATTTGGAATCTCCCATTTTGCACTCGTTATAATACTTTTACTTTCGATAGCTTCCGGAAGTAATTGTCGAATACTTTCTAATCCGTAAATAAAACCTGCGTTTCCTTTTGCCGTAATTGTGATGTTTTTTTCATTTACATCTAATAGGTAAGCTTCTTTATTTAAAGTTGCATCTACTTTAAATTGGATAAAATTCTTTTTCGGAATCTTACTTGAAATTTCAGGGCGAAATCCTGCAGCAGTTTCAAACTTGTGTATTAAAACCGATGCAATTTCTTTTTGAGAATCACCATTTACAACAAATTTAGTTTCATTAGAAAACTGAAATTTTCCTTGTCTAATAACTAATTGCTTTGGTTTTGGAATTAGTTGAATATCCTTTTCGGTATTTATTTTTTGACTGTAAGCATTGCTTAAAACGGTCATAAAAAACACGATAAAGATCGGTTTTAGTATTCTCATTCTTTATTATTTTAAAAATGGTATAATTTTAAATTGATAATGATAGCTTTTTTCTCTTAGTAAATCAAATTGAAAAAAACTGTAATAAAATATAACGTATGCCTATCAAGAGTTTTAGATCTGTAATTTGTGCCGTTAGGCACTAAATATTGGTAGTCATATCGTTCAAAATTCGCTAGCGTGCCGTAGGTACGCAACAAAATGATAACTATTGCGTACCTACGGCACGCTAAATTTATTCCAATTTATATTTTCTACCAATATTTAGTGCCTAACGGCACATTTCAACTCTTAATTAGTATAGCTTACCTAAAACAAACAGAAACATAATATTATTACGATTCATATTCTAAGTCCCTAAAGTTACTTTTTTCTCAATCCGAATTAATTATCTGTAATAAACAATACCATGGATATTTGAATATTACTAGAGATATTTACTTTATTTCAAGCTGGCTTTTGTTTCTCTGATTGTTTTAAAATTACTTTCAGACAATGCATTTCCGTCAAAAAAAGAAACTCCAACAGCTCCATTTTCTTTTGCCAATAAAATAGCTTCTTTCAATTCTTTATCTGATTTTAATCCCGGAACATAAATACCCGTATTGATTTTTGTTTTTCTATCTTCTAAATCAGTAACACCTTGTTTTGTAGCGTACCCAACCCAGTCAATTTCTTCATCATAAAAACTGTGATAAATCATTGGATATACCTCATCAATATTCCATTTATCCCAACGCTGACGCACCATATGATCTGCCATTTCAGGATAAGGAAATACTGCTGCTGTTAGTTGCTTATTGTGTTTGTGTACAATTTTGTAAGCATCATCAACAACTGCTTTTATTGCATTTAATCTAAAGTTTTTCCACTCCATATCGATAGAAGTATTGTGGCTTGTTTTTGGATTTTTATGATGGATTTTCTCGAACGCTTTTACACATTCATCACAATAACAAAAGTCGAATTGAGGCAATTCTACGTCCTGAACTAAATTGTATTTTGGCAATAGACTTATTGGTAAAAAGATGTCCGGAAAACGAATATAATCTAAATGAACACTTTCGATTCCTTCTACTTTTGACAATTCTTCAACTAAACCTAAAACGTGATTTCTGGACTCTTTTCTTGTTGGGCACAACCATTGGTAATAATCTACATAAGGCCGATTATCAAAACAAGATTTTCCTTCTTTACTCACCTGATACCAATCCGGATGCTGTAAAGCAATTGAATCTCCGGGTCTGTTCATGGCCATAATCCAGGCGTGCACTTTTAGACCTTCGTTTGTTGCTAAAGGCACTAATCTTTTTAAAAGCTTTGGATCTGTTCCTGTATTTATTAATACTTCATCAATTCCTCCGTCTTTGTATTTTTTGAATTCTTTTGTATAATCTGCATCTGATTTTTTAGCGTCGGCTGTTGTCCAGACTCCAAATTTAAAAGTGGTTTGTTCTTCTTTTTTGGCACATGAAAAAATACTAAATGCCCATAAAAGAAGTAATAGTTTTGGTAGTTTCATAGTGGTTTATTTTGAGGTTATTTTGCCGTCCTGCCTTATAATAAATGTTTGATTAGAGAAAGGACTTTTTACTAAAATATTATATCCTGCTGCATGATTTTCTACTATTGGTTTTAAAATTTTACCATCGACAATAATTGACTTATTTGTAAGATCTGCAAGAGATTTTGCCCACGTTTTATGTGTTGCAAAATATTTTTTCTGAGCTCGGTATAACGAATACAATTCCCATTTTACTTTTTCATCCTGTGGAATTGTAAAACTGTCTTTTCCTTCTTTTGAAGAAAAATAAACATAACCCCATTTTTCAGGCTCATGCATATCGATTACGCCCATTGGCGACCAAACCCAATTGTACTCGGGCAAAAACTTTCCTTCGGCATCTTTTTTACGTTCGTAACTTCCATTTTTGATATCGTGCTGCCAGTTTACTCTTGAAAAATTGACTCTCCAGAATTTATCTACGGGAACATTCTGGTCGAAATAAGAAGTTTTATAAGATGCCCACGGAATTGCCATTTCTAATACCCAACCTTCATCAGTATCATTTGGATTATTAAGCGTTCCGTTGATTTTTACAGCCGATTTTAAACCTGGAATATTCCAATCATTTAAAACAACTTTGTCTTCTTCTCTATACGGTTTTGACAAAAATAAATCCCAGGCAGTATTTAAGGAATTTATTTCTAATTCATAATAGTTAAAAGTATCGCTATCCGGATCTACAAAAACCTCAAAATCATTATTATAAAAAATAATGGTATCACGTTGTTTCAAATTTGCCCAAACGTGTGATTCTTCCAGTTTTGCCAATATATAGAAATTGGTATCATCCCAAAGCATTTTCACTTTGGTTGCGTATTTCGGTTTCACACCATTTTCAATGTCTTCAAAAAGATCGGTCCAATCTGCTTTATTCCAGGCAGCATCAGATTGATCTCCGTCAATTACGACTGGAGTTACAGTTTTTGACGCCACATAAGTTTTAGGTACAATCGTATTTTTCGATTGCGAATATCCTATTATCGAAAGTAATCCAAAAGCAACTGTTAATCCTTTAAATTTTAAACTCATCTTTTCTATAAACTATTATCTTTTGTAAACTGAACTACTTCACTTAATTTTCCAAATGCTATAGCCACAACTGTATCTGCAGCACCATAATAAACGGCTAATTTATCTTCTTCAATACTATGCAAAGCAGCACACGGAAAAACTACGTTTGGCACATCTCCAACCATTTCATAAAGTTCAGCCGGCCCTAATAAATAAGGTTGTGTTCTGTATTTTACTTTGTCTGGTGAATCTACTTCTAAAAGCGCTGAACCCATTGCGTAACGAAACCCGTTGCAAGTATTAATAACGCCGTGATAAATCATCAACCATCCTTCGTCTGTTAGAATTGGAATTGGCCCTGCTCCAACTTTGGTACATTGCCACGCACTGTCTTCAAAAGGAGTTGGTTTCATCACTAGACGATGTTCTCCCCAATATTTCATATCCGGGCTATAACTGATCCAAATATCTCCAAAAGGCGTATGACCATTATCACTTGGACGGCTTAACATTGCGTATTTTCCGTTTATTTTCTGTGGAAACAAAACTCCATTTCTATTGAATGGTAAAAAGGCATTTTCGCATTGAAAAAATTCCTTAAAATCAAAAGTATAACCAATACCAATTGTTGGCCCATTATAACCATTACACCATGTAATCCAGTAACGATCTTCGATAAAAACTACACGAGGATCATATTTATAAGCTGATTCGATCATATCAGTATTACCAGATTGCATTACAATTGGCTCATGATTAATGTCCCAATCGATACCGTTTTTACTAAAACCGGCAAAAATATTCATTTGAACCGCTTTGTTATCACATCTAAAAACACCTGCAAATCCATCTCCAAAAGGAACAACTGCGCTGTTAAAAATACTATTTGATGACGGTATAGCATATCTTTCAATAATTGGATTTTCAGAATATCTCCACATTACATCGTTACTGTTTTCTGGTCTGTCTTGCCAAGGAATTGTAGTCATTTTTATATTTTTTGTTTATTATTTTTTTCTGTTGTTTGTTATTACTGCGCCATTATTATAAACACATAGAAACATAGTTTTTAAAATTTAAAAAAGCGGTTTTAGTCAGTCCAAAAGATATAATTATGTGTGGAACATTTCTTTTGTAATTTTTCTTTTCTAAACATAAAAATCTATGTTTCTATGTGTTTACTATTTTTCTTAATCTGCTATTCTTCTAACTTTATCCAACCAGGTGAATTTCAATATTGTTGTTGTCACTAAAAAGACAATTAAAGCAGTAATTGCTTTTGGGTAATCTCTGATTACAAAGAATATAGGAAGTAAAATCATACTTGATTGCCATACAATCCCAATCACACAGTTTAGCATATCTTTCCAGAAATCATTATTTTTTTCGAAAGTCTGATCTTCTGCTTTTAATAATTTACAAACTGGTTTCCACCAACCCCAAGGTCTTACGTTTGCATAAAAAGATTTTAAAACTTCTATATCTGTTGGTTTACTTAAGAAAGTTCCTAAAAGACATCCTAAAATCGAGAAACCAAATATTACCGGAAACAGATAAATTGCCTGCACTTGCGATAACTCATATAAAAATGATCCCTCAGTTAAATTACCTTTATTTTGTCCTAAAATAAATTGTAATGAAGCGACAATTAATCCGGCAAACATTCCCCAGAAATAACCCCAACCGTTAAATCTCCACCAAATCCATTTTAGAAAATTGGCTGCCACATAACCTCCGTACAAAGCGCTTGTAATCCATAAGGTTAAGGAATTAATTGAGTCTGCAAAGAATCCCATAAAAACACCTAAACCAACAACTACGAAAGATGAAATCTGACTCACTTTTATATAATGTGCATTTGTTGCAACCGGTTTGAAGTATTTTTTATAAATATCATTTACGATATAAGCCGGACCTGCATTTACAAAAGCGGAGAATCCGGACATAAATGCCGCCAATAAACCCGCAAGCAAAAGCCCTTTTATTCCAACAGGAAGATATAAATTAACCACTTTTGGCATTAGTAATTCCAAATCGGCTCCGGTTAAACCTGTGTTTGCATTAAGCTCCGGTGCTATATTCACCAAAGCAATTACAACAATTCCTGTAATTAATAAATATCTGGGAATGAACAAAATCAAGTTGGTAAAACCACTCATATATGCGGCTTCTTTTACTGATTTTGTAGAAAGAATTCTTTGCAAATCATAACTTGGCGTTGGGCCTGCAACACTAGCAAAGAAACCTTTGAACAATGTCATTCCGATAAAAGCGCCAAACATTTTGTAACCTTCGGAATCAATTAAATTATTAAATGTTTGAAACTTTTCACTCCATTGTGTTTCAAACTGCCATCCGAAGAAAACATTTTTCCATTCTTCGGTAATTACAGAATTGATCTGAATATCGGTATAATTTATAAATGCATAACCAGCAATCAGAACACTGGCAATAATCATGATTAAATATTGTACAACTTCTGTAGCAACAACAGAAAACATACCTCCTTTAGCCGTATAGATTGTTGTTAAAAATATGATTATCAAAGCATAAGATCGCTCTGATGTCAATAAAATTAAATCTCCGTAATGAAGAGTTAAATCCCAAGGAAGAATGATGGTTATAAATTTCCCGATTCCTTCAAAAAAATAGGCAATAAAACCAATTGTAGAAATAATGGCGAAAATTGCTACTATAATATGTGATGCTTTTCCGGCTCTGTCGTTTCCAAAACGAGTCAAAATCCATTCAGAACCAGTCATTACTTTTGATCTTCTTATCCAGACAGCCAGGAACATCATTACAAAAATCTGATTCCAAATAGGCCAAAGCCACATAAACATGAAACTTTTTACTCCATACAAAAACAGCACTCCAATCATCCAGGAAGTTCCTGAAACATCAAACATTCCTGATCCGTTACTCAAACCTAAAAAATACCATTTGATTGTTTTTCCACCAAGGAAATAATCATCTAATCCTTTTGATGCTTTTCTTGAAATCCAAATTCCTATTCCTACTGAAAGCAGAATATAAGCTACGATGATCGATACGTCAATGATATCCATTAATTTTAATATTTGTTTTGGGTTAGTTAAATTGTAATTTCTGTTTTCGGTACTTTGTTTTGGTTAATAACAAAGTCAAAATCGATAAAAACGAAATGCTTTTCATATTTTTTGCAAGTGCATATTCATGAAAAGCTTTTGGTTTATGATGAGTAAATTCTATATTGATTTTAGAATTCTCAAGAAAAACTTATTTATAATCTGATATTGTTTTTTTGTTAGCATAACTTAATTTGTTTGAAAATTAATTTCAAGAATTGTTTTTGGTCTTAAAAAATCTTGTCGACTATTATTTTCATACCTTTTTATTTTACAACTTGCAATCAGAATTGGCAGTGAAATAAAAAAGCTGAAATTCTCCCCATAAAACAATCTTAATTTAGCTTTAAACATAAA
This genomic window from Flavobacterium sp. 9 contains:
- a CDS encoding family 20 glycosylhydrolase, which codes for MRILKPIFIVFFMTVLSNAYSQKINTEKDIQLIPKPKQLVIRQGKFQFSNETKFVVNGDSQKEIASVLIHKFETAAGFRPEISSKIPKKNFIQFKVDATLNKEAYLLDVNEKNITITAKGNAGFIYGLESIRQLLPEAIESKSIITSAKWEIPNLTITDEPRFQWRGLMLDLSRHFFDKNYVIETIDRLAMLKMNVLHLHLVDDQGWRIEIKKYPKLTEVGAWRVDQENAAWNARLVTNPDEKGTYGGFLTQEELKEIVKYAAAKNIEIIPEIEMPAHVSSAIAAYPELACFNQRIGVPSGGLWPITDIYCAGKETTFEFLQNVIDEVITIFPSKYIHIGGDEATKTNWDKCPNCQKRMKDNGLKDAHELQSYFVKRMEKYINSKGKKIIGWDEILEGGLAPEATVMSWRGTKGGTEAAKQGHDVIMSPESPCYFNFYQGPQNEEPLAFDAYNPLNKVYEFDPVVDTMTPQEAGHVLGGQANLWAEHITNPKASEYMIFPRLAALSEVLWSSKENRNWNNFTSRLPSLLKRYDYLGINYAKSAYLVTASAVADLDKKVINVTLKNEFQNPDIRYVLGDKSIDHQAIKYVNPIPFKETTVLKASLFQNDKPIGKTFTDTIVFHKGFGHKVNYLTPYSESYKGDGPFGMVNTIRGSKNFHDGQWQAWLVNDMEIIVDLEKVQSIEKVTIGTLESQGAGIYFPTQIKVLVSNDSINYKEVGKIMRPFAVNVNSELKEFKINFEKRDVRFVKVIATNLKKSPRGDSSWLFVDEILVN
- a CDS encoding putative glycoside hydrolase, with the protein product MKLPKLLLLLWAFSIFSCAKKEEQTTFKFGVWTTADAKKSDADYTKEFKKYKDGGIDEVLINTGTDPKLLKRLVPLATNEGLKVHAWIMAMNRPGDSIALQHPDWYQVSKEGKSCFDNRPYVDYYQWLCPTRKESRNHVLGLVEELSKVEGIESVHLDYIRFPDIFLPISLLPKYNLVQDVELPQFDFCYCDECVKAFEKIHHKNPKTSHNTSIDMEWKNFRLNAIKAVVDDAYKIVHKHNKQLTAAVFPYPEMADHMVRQRWDKWNIDEVYPMIYHSFYDEEIDWVGYATKQGVTDLEDRKTKINTGIYVPGLKSDKELKEAILLAKENGAVGVSFFDGNALSESNFKTIRETKASLK
- a CDS encoding carbohydrate-binding family 9-like protein, producing MSLKFKGLTVAFGLLSIIGYSQSKNTIVPKTYVASKTVTPVVIDGDQSDAAWNKADWTDLFEDIENGVKPKYATKVKMLWDDTNFYILAKLEESHVWANLKQRDTIIFYNNDFEVFVDPDSDTFNYYELEINSLNTAWDLFLSKPYREEDKVVLNDWNIPGLKSAVKINGTLNNPNDTDEGWVLEMAIPWASYKTSYFDQNVPVDKFWRVNFSRVNWQHDIKNGSYERKKDAEGKFLPEYNWVWSPMGVIDMHEPEKWGYVYFSSKEGKDSFTIPQDEKVKWELYSLYRAQKKYFATHKTWAKSLADLTNKSIIVDGKILKPIVENHAAGYNILVKSPFSNQTFIIRQDGKITSK
- a CDS encoding glycoside hydrolase family 130 protein, with product MTTIPWQDRPENSNDVMWRYSENPIIERYAIPSSNSIFNSAVVPFGDGFAGVFRCDNKAVQMNIFAGFSKNGIDWDINHEPIVMQSGNTDMIESAYKYDPRVVFIEDRYWITWCNGYNGPTIGIGYTFDFKEFFQCENAFLPFNRNGVLFPQKINGKYAMLSRPSDNGHTPFGDIWISYSPDMKYWGEHRLVMKPTPFEDSAWQCTKVGAGPIPILTDEGWLMIYHGVINTCNGFRYAMGSALLEVDSPDKVKYRTQPYLLGPAELYEMVGDVPNVVFPCAALHSIEEDKLAVYYGAADTVVAIAFGKLSEVVQFTKDNSL
- a CDS encoding sodium:solute symporter family protein, which gives rise to MDIIDVSIIVAYILLSVGIGIWISRKASKGLDDYFLGGKTIKWYFLGLSNGSGMFDVSGTSWMIGVLFLYGVKSFMFMWLWPIWNQIFVMMFLAVWIRRSKVMTGSEWILTRFGNDRAGKASHIIVAIFAIISTIGFIAYFFEGIGKFITIILPWDLTLHYGDLILLTSERSYALIIIFLTTIYTAKGGMFSVVATEVVQYLIMIIASVLIAGYAFINYTDIQINSVITEEWKNVFFGWQFETQWSEKFQTFNNLIDSEGYKMFGAFIGMTLFKGFFASVAGPTPSYDLQRILSTKSVKEAAYMSGFTNLILFIPRYLLITGIVVIALVNIAPELNANTGLTGADLELLMPKVVNLYLPVGIKGLLLAGLLAAFMSGFSAFVNAGPAYIVNDIYKKYFKPVATNAHYIKVSQISSFVVVGLGVFMGFFADSINSLTLWITSALYGGYVAANFLKWIWWRFNGWGYFWGMFAGLIVASLQFILGQNKGNLTEGSFLYELSQVQAIYLFPVIFGFSILGCLLGTFLSKPTDIEVLKSFYANVRPWGWWKPVCKLLKAEDQTFEKNNDFWKDMLNCVIGIVWQSSMILLPIFFVIRDYPKAITALIVFLVTTTILKFTWLDKVRRIAD